In Alteromonas sp. V450, the following proteins share a genomic window:
- a CDS encoding DUF2244 domain-containing protein produces MVEVSTFEQKVQLHLSPNRSATWQQTKYLIAAFAFFISSIAIAWTIVGAWVILPFAGLEVGLLALIMYLVSKATYRWETVLISTHSIHISCSNGATLYFPRPDTSLFYQTDLSFKRVTRLILQTPVQQFEVGAFLNSQDKKKVHDSLHHAGIMVCTNKWW; encoded by the coding sequence ATGGTCGAAGTATCTACATTTGAGCAGAAGGTGCAACTGCATCTTTCACCAAACCGCTCTGCAACATGGCAGCAAACTAAATATCTTATTGCAGCTTTTGCCTTTTTTATTAGTTCAATTGCTATCGCGTGGACAATAGTGGGCGCGTGGGTCATCTTGCCGTTTGCAGGGTTAGAGGTTGGTTTACTTGCACTCATTATGTATTTGGTCTCAAAAGCCACCTACCGATGGGAGACCGTTCTCATTTCCACGCATAGTATTCACATATCCTGCTCAAACGGCGCTACATTATACTTTCCTCGACCAGACACATCATTGTTTTATCAAACAGATTTAAGTTTTAAGCGCGTTACACGATTAATTTTACAAACTCCTGTACAGCAATTTGAGGTAGGCGCATTTCTTAATTCACAAGATAAGAAAAAGGTACACGATAGCCTGCATCACGCTGGCATTATGGTGTGTACCAATAAATGGTGGTAA
- a CDS encoding alpha-amylase family glycosyl hydrolase, with translation MDINPVPQKRYELLQPEWSSHAVIYQVNTRQFSKEGDFEGVRKGLVHIKSLGADIVWLMPVHPIGEKNRKGELGSPYAVKDYLAINPEFGSEEDFKALVEEAHRLSLKVIIDWVPNHSAWDNPLVEQHPEWYAKDYKGDFRPSPWWDWSDIIEFDYEQIGLRKYMINALCYWVEKFDIDGFRCDVAGYVPNDFWQQAVQTLSAIRPVFMLAEWENRDLHENAFNMTYAWSWNETLHELAHGQCSMDRLRKFYSWNERSWPHSAYRMTFVSNHDKNAWDGTQREQFGDALEACIALSVIGEGMPLIHNGQEAGETKRLAFFERDPIHWQEHEIGNLYRKLITLKKSKAVLGNGEYGARMIQVPNSKMDKVFSFVRHNEREKVFVVINFSNEHLEVTFEEPLFQDEYTHWQHGEKRNFKADSVCKLEPWQFEIWVA, from the coding sequence ATGGATATCAATCCTGTCCCTCAAAAACGATACGAATTGCTTCAGCCTGAATGGTCTTCTCATGCCGTTATTTATCAGGTCAATACCCGACAATTTTCGAAAGAAGGTGACTTTGAAGGAGTGAGAAAAGGGTTAGTTCACATTAAGTCGCTGGGCGCGGATATTGTTTGGCTAATGCCTGTACATCCTATTGGGGAAAAAAACAGGAAAGGGGAGCTTGGTAGCCCCTATGCAGTAAAAGATTATCTTGCCATAAACCCAGAATTTGGTAGCGAAGAAGATTTCAAAGCGCTGGTGGAAGAAGCGCACCGACTTTCGCTTAAAGTCATCATAGACTGGGTGCCAAATCACAGTGCGTGGGATAATCCTTTGGTTGAACAGCACCCCGAGTGGTACGCCAAAGACTACAAAGGAGATTTTCGTCCATCTCCCTGGTGGGACTGGAGCGATATTATTGAGTTCGATTACGAACAAATTGGTCTTCGCAAATACATGATTAACGCGCTCTGCTATTGGGTTGAAAAATTCGATATTGATGGATTTCGCTGTGATGTAGCGGGATATGTCCCCAACGATTTTTGGCAGCAAGCAGTGCAAACGCTAAGCGCAATCAGACCAGTTTTCATGTTGGCTGAATGGGAGAATCGAGATCTGCACGAAAATGCATTCAATATGACATACGCATGGAGCTGGAACGAGACGCTACACGAACTCGCACACGGACAGTGTTCTATGGATAGGTTGCGCAAGTTTTATTCGTGGAACGAACGCAGCTGGCCTCACTCCGCTTACAGAATGACCTTTGTGAGTAATCATGACAAAAATGCTTGGGATGGCACTCAGCGGGAACAATTTGGTGATGCGCTTGAAGCTTGCATTGCTTTGTCGGTAATAGGTGAGGGCATGCCCCTAATTCATAATGGGCAAGAAGCTGGGGAAACTAAGCGTTTAGCGTTCTTTGAGCGCGACCCTATACACTGGCAAGAACATGAAATAGGCAATTTGTATCGCAAGCTAATTACTCTTAAAAAGTCCAAAGCCGTGCTAGGGAACGGAGAATACGGGGCAAGAATGATTCAGGTGCCAAACTCTAAAATGGACAAGGTTTTTAGCTTCGTACGTCATAACGAGCGTGAAAAAGTGTTTGTTGTAATTAATTTTTCAAATGAGCATCTAGAAGTAACTTTTGAAGAGCCACTATTTCAAGACGAATATACACACTGGCAGCATGGTGAGAAGCGAAATTTTAAAGCGGATTCTGTCTGTAAGCTTGAACCTTGGCAGTTTGAAATTTGGGTAGCTTGA
- a CDS encoding sulfite exporter TauE/SafE family protein, which yields MISLLKRHTGKSSLVLLLLAWFAILLAQPALGELIKEFGLFSGLGIIGAIFANATGAGGGVVFVPFFNYLSFSAQSVVATSFAIQCCGMTAGALTWAAYYKRQHKQNDDWKALPSALLLTVPSSICGMGFAQYSSQSKLLLAQLWGGADNLHIAFGSFSILLAIAIFASIVLMKRTHFKKDLHTKDLLLLPFISFVGGIITAWLSVGVGELVAVYLIIRGFNVTMSIAVAVILSAFTVWSALPYHIFVSESVIWQVVLFAGAGAIIGGIIAKYVVLAFSVQRLKLFFGLWVLILGVTSLPIL from the coding sequence GTGATTTCTTTATTAAAGCGCCATACTGGCAAATCATCTTTAGTGTTACTTCTTTTGGCATGGTTTGCCATTTTGCTAGCGCAACCTGCACTTGGGGAACTCATCAAAGAGTTCGGTTTATTTAGCGGGCTAGGTATCATAGGTGCGATATTTGCGAATGCTACAGGTGCAGGTGGTGGCGTGGTTTTTGTTCCGTTTTTTAATTACCTGTCATTCTCTGCGCAAAGCGTTGTGGCAACCAGCTTTGCTATTCAATGTTGCGGCATGACCGCTGGCGCATTAACCTGGGCGGCGTACTATAAACGCCAGCACAAACAAAATGACGACTGGAAAGCGTTGCCGAGCGCGCTGTTGCTAACGGTTCCTTCGTCAATTTGCGGTATGGGGTTTGCGCAGTATTCTTCGCAAAGTAAGTTGCTGTTAGCACAGTTGTGGGGCGGTGCTGATAACCTTCATATTGCATTCGGTAGTTTTTCTATTCTATTGGCGATCGCAATATTTGCCTCTATTGTGCTAATGAAGCGCACCCATTTTAAAAAAGACTTACACACCAAAGATCTTTTGCTTTTACCTTTCATTAGTTTTGTGGGCGGCATTATTACCGCGTGGCTCTCGGTAGGGGTGGGTGAGCTAGTGGCGGTTTACCTTATTATTCGTGGTTTCAATGTCACCATGTCTATCGCTGTAGCCGTAATATTATCGGCTTTTACCGTATGGTCTGCCTTGCCATATCACATATTTGTTAGCGAGTCGGTAATATGGCAGGTTGTTTTATTTGCTGGGGCTGGTGCAATAATCGGTGGAATAATTGCAAAATATGTAGTTTTGGCATTTTCTGTTCAACGTTTAAAACTTTTTTTCGGCCTTTGGGTACTAATTTTAGGTGTTACAAGTTTACCTATTCTTTAA
- a CDS encoding DUF6482 family protein, with the protein MNLYIESLEGGNYLASTGIGASRTLVRDKKSQPKTFHCLNEIREHFDSQAFEHVWLRQSTPYEEMVGQTDHPGALELEIEW; encoded by the coding sequence ATGAATTTATACATAGAGTCATTAGAGGGTGGTAATTATTTAGCGTCTACGGGTATTGGGGCATCCCGTACATTGGTAAGAGATAAAAAGTCGCAACCTAAAACATTTCATTGCTTAAACGAAATTAGAGAGCATTTTGATTCGCAAGCGTTCGAGCATGTTTGGCTTCGCCAGAGTACGCCGTACGAAGAGATGGTCGGTCAAACAGATCACCCTGGCGCGTTAGAGCTTGAAATAGAATGGTAA